In the genome of Raphanus sativus cultivar WK10039 chromosome 4, ASM80110v3, whole genome shotgun sequence, one region contains:
- the LOC130511000 gene encoding uncharacterized protein LOC130511000: MAMRRVYSEIKGKKVKELPSYIKSSFSTQSVKTYVKKGLDNYNDKYIQTSSVQPLLHICFGGMAFSYLVALPNERRHLEHQQHAKEHGGH; encoded by the coding sequence ATGGCGATGAGGAGAGTATACAGCGAGATCAAAGGCAAGAAGGTGAAGGAGCTTCCTTCCTATATTAAATCGTCGTTTTCAACTCAGTCCGTGAAGACGTATGTGAAGAAAGGTCTCGATAACTACAACGACAAATACATCCAGACCAGCTCCGTCCAACCTCTCCTCCACATCTGCTTCGGAGGCATGGCTTTCTCTTACCTCGTCGCTCTCCCTAACGAGCGTCGCCATCTCGAGCACCAGCAGCATGCCAAGGAGCACGGTGGCCATTGA
- the LOC108854450 gene encoding subtilisin-like protease SBT2.6 isoform X1 gives MDMCCKVLVFFSILYSVTAEIYIVTMEGDPIISYNGGVNGFEATAVESDEKIDTTSELVTSYGRHLERKHDMLLGMLFQEGSYKKLYSYKHLINGFSAHLSPDQAEMLRRSPGVKSVSRDWKVRKLTTHTPQFLGLPTDVWPTGGGYDRAGEDIVIGFIDSGIFPHHPSFASHHTSVPYGPHPSYKGKCEDDPRTKLSFCNGKIIGAQHFAEAAKAAGAFNPDVDFASPMDGDGHGSHTAAIAAGNNGVPVRMHGYEFGKASGMAPRARIAVYKALYRLFGGFVSDVVAAIDQAVHDGVDILSLSVGPNSPPTTTKTTFLNPFDATLLGAVKAGVFVAQAAGNGGPFPKTLVSYSPWITTVAAAIDDRRYKNHLTLGNGKMLAGIGLSPSTRPHRSYKMVSANDVLLGSSGVRYNPSDCQKPEVLNKKLVEGNILLCGYSFNFVAGSASIKKVAETARHLGAAGFVLVVENVSPGTKFDPVPSGIPGILITDVSKSMDLIDYYNVTTSRDWMGRVKSFEAEGSIGDGLEPILHKSAPEVALFSARGPNTKDFSFQDADLLKPDILAPGSLIWSAWSQNGTDEANYVGEGFALISGTSMAAPHIAGIAALVKQKHPQWSPAAIKSALMTTSTVMDRAGRPLQAQQYSETETMTLVKATPFDYGSGHVNPSAALDPGLVFDAGYEDYLGFLCTTPGINAHEIRNFTNTPCNYRMRHPSNFNSPSIAVSHLVRTQTVTRRVTNVAEEEETYTITSRMEPSIAIEVSPPAMTLRAGASREFSVTLTVRSVTGAYSFGEVTLKGSRGHKVSLPVVALGQKR, from the exons ATGGATATGTGTTGTAAAGTTCTAGTCTTTTTCTCAATCTTGTACTCTGTGACGGCAGAGATTTACATTGTGACTATGGAAGGAGATCCAATCATTAGTTACAACGGTGGTGTTAATGGTTTTGAAGCTACTGCTGTCGAGTCTGATGAGAAAATCGATACCACTAG TGAATTGGTGACTTCATATGGGCGTCACCTTGAGAGGAAACATGACATGCTTCTTGGAATGCTCTTCCAAGAAGGATCATACAAGAAGCTTTACAGCTACAAACACCTCATCAACGGATTCTCAGCTCATCTCTCCCCTGATCAG GCGGAGATGCTTCGTCGCTCTCCCGGTGTGAAATCTGTGAGCAGAGACTGGAAAGTGAGGAAGCTCACCACACACACGCCGCAGTTCTTGGGACTACCGACCGATGTCTGGCCGACAGGTGGCGGCTACGACAGAGCAGGGGAAGATATTGTGATTGGGTTTATAGACTCTGGGATTTTTCCTCATCACCCTAGCTTTGCCTCTCACCATACATCAGTTCCTTATGGTCCTCATCCTAGTTATAAAGGGAAGTGTGAGGATGATCCTCGTACTAAGCTTAGCTTCTGCAACGGGAAGATCATAGGAGCTCAGCATTTTGCTGAAGCTGCTAAAGCTGCTGGTGCTTTTAACCCTGATGTTGACTTTGCTTCACCAATGGATGGCGATGGACATGGAAG TCATACAGCAGCTATTGCAGCTGGGAATAATGGTGTTCCGGTGAGGATGCATGGTTATGAGTTTGGAAAAGCAAGTGGGATGGCTCCTCGTGCTAG gaTTGCTGTTTACAAAGCTCTCTATAGGCTTTTTGGAGGGTTTGTATCTGATGTGGTTGCTGCCATTGATCAG GCTGTTCATGATGGAGTTGATATATTGAGCCTCTCGGTTGGTCCAAACAGTCCTCCAACTACTACAAAGACAACCTTCTTAAACCCTTTCGATGCCACACTTCTTGGAGCCGTGAAAGCTGGTGTATTCGTTGCTCAAGCGGCTGGAAACGGAGGACCCTTTCCGAAAACTCTGGTCTCGTACAGCCCCTGGATAACTACTGTTGCTGCTGCAATCGATGACCGCAGATACAAGAACCATCTGACCCTCGGAAACGGAAAAATGCTTGCCGGAATAGGATTATCTC CTTCTACTAGACCTCACCGTTCTTACAAGATGGTCTCAGCAAACGATGTTCTCCTTGGTTCTTCTGGTGTGAGATACAATCCGTCAGATTGCCAGAAGCCAGAGGTCTTGAATAAGAAGTTGGTTGAAGGAAACATTCTGCTTTGTGGGTATTCTTTTAACTTTGTTGCTGGCTCAGCTTCCATCAAGAAAGTTGCTGAGACTGCTAGGCATCTTGGAGCTGCTGgttttgttcttgttgttgaaaATGTTTCTCCAGGAACAAAGTTTGATCCTGTCCCTTCTGGCATTCCGGGGATTCTCATCACGGATGTCTCTAAGTCAATG gaTTTGATTGATTACTACAATGTCACAACTTCAAGAGACTGGATGGGAAGGGTAAAGAGCTTTGAAGCTGAAGGAAGCATAGGAGACGGTCTGGAACCAATTCTCCACAAATCAGCACCTGAAGTGGCTCTGTTCTCAGCTCGAGGACCCAACACCAAAGATTTCAGCTTTCAGGATGCTGATCTCCTCAAACCAGACATTCTTGCTCCAGGCTCTCTGATCTGGTCTGCTTGGTCTCAGAATGGAACAGACGAGGCTAACTACGTCG GTGAAGGATTTGCACTGATCTCTGGCACAAGCATGGCTGCACCGCACATCGCCGGTATAGCTGCATTGGTGAAACAGAAGCATCCTCAGTGGAGTCCAGCCGCCATCAAATCAGCTCTGATGACGACTTCGACGGTCATGGACAGAGCAGGGAGGCCTCTCCAAGCGCAGCAGTACTCTGAGACAGAGACGATGACGCTCGTCAAAGCAACTCCGTTCGATTACGGTAGCGGCCACGTCAATCCAAGCGCCGCTCTGGACCCTGGCCTCGTCTTCGACGCAGGTTACGAGGACTACTTAGGTTTCTTGTGCACCACGCCAGGTATCAACGCTCACGAGATAAGGAACTTCACCAACACTCCCTGCAACTACAGAATGAGACACCCTTCGAACTTCAACTCGCCGTCTATAGCCGTCTCTCATCTGGTGAGGACGCAGACGGTGACGAGGAGAGTGACGAATGTTgcggaggaggaagagacgTACACGATCACATCGAGGATGGAGCCGTCTATTGCTATTGAAGTGAGTCCTCCTGCGATGACGCTTAGAGCGGGGGCTTCTAGAGAGTTCTCGGTGACTCTGACGGTGAGATCAGTGACCGGAGCTTATAGCTTCGGAGAGGTTACGTTGAAAGGAAGCCGTGGGCATAAAGTGAGTCTCCCAGTGGTTGCCTTGGGACAAAAGCGATGA
- the LOC108854450 gene encoding subtilisin-like protease SBT2.6 isoform X2: MLRRSPGVKSVSRDWKVRKLTTHTPQFLGLPTDVWPTGGGYDRAGEDIVIGFIDSGIFPHHPSFASHHTSVPYGPHPSYKGKCEDDPRTKLSFCNGKIIGAQHFAEAAKAAGAFNPDVDFASPMDGDGHGSHTAAIAAGNNGVPVRMHGYEFGKASGMAPRARIAVYKALYRLFGGFVSDVVAAIDQAVHDGVDILSLSVGPNSPPTTTKTTFLNPFDATLLGAVKAGVFVAQAAGNGGPFPKTLVSYSPWITTVAAAIDDRRYKNHLTLGNGKMLAGIGLSPSTRPHRSYKMVSANDVLLGSSGVRYNPSDCQKPEVLNKKLVEGNILLCGYSFNFVAGSASIKKVAETARHLGAAGFVLVVENVSPGTKFDPVPSGIPGILITDVSKSMDLIDYYNVTTSRDWMGRVKSFEAEGSIGDGLEPILHKSAPEVALFSARGPNTKDFSFQDADLLKPDILAPGSLIWSAWSQNGTDEANYVGEGFALISGTSMAAPHIAGIAALVKQKHPQWSPAAIKSALMTTSTVMDRAGRPLQAQQYSETETMTLVKATPFDYGSGHVNPSAALDPGLVFDAGYEDYLGFLCTTPGINAHEIRNFTNTPCNYRMRHPSNFNSPSIAVSHLVRTQTVTRRVTNVAEEEETYTITSRMEPSIAIEVSPPAMTLRAGASREFSVTLTVRSVTGAYSFGEVTLKGSRGHKVSLPVVALGQKR, encoded by the exons ATGCTTCGTCGCTCTCCCGGTGTGAAATCTGTGAGCAGAGACTGGAAAGTGAGGAAGCTCACCACACACACGCCGCAGTTCTTGGGACTACCGACCGATGTCTGGCCGACAGGTGGCGGCTACGACAGAGCAGGGGAAGATATTGTGATTGGGTTTATAGACTCTGGGATTTTTCCTCATCACCCTAGCTTTGCCTCTCACCATACATCAGTTCCTTATGGTCCTCATCCTAGTTATAAAGGGAAGTGTGAGGATGATCCTCGTACTAAGCTTAGCTTCTGCAACGGGAAGATCATAGGAGCTCAGCATTTTGCTGAAGCTGCTAAAGCTGCTGGTGCTTTTAACCCTGATGTTGACTTTGCTTCACCAATGGATGGCGATGGACATGGAAG TCATACAGCAGCTATTGCAGCTGGGAATAATGGTGTTCCGGTGAGGATGCATGGTTATGAGTTTGGAAAAGCAAGTGGGATGGCTCCTCGTGCTAG gaTTGCTGTTTACAAAGCTCTCTATAGGCTTTTTGGAGGGTTTGTATCTGATGTGGTTGCTGCCATTGATCAG GCTGTTCATGATGGAGTTGATATATTGAGCCTCTCGGTTGGTCCAAACAGTCCTCCAACTACTACAAAGACAACCTTCTTAAACCCTTTCGATGCCACACTTCTTGGAGCCGTGAAAGCTGGTGTATTCGTTGCTCAAGCGGCTGGAAACGGAGGACCCTTTCCGAAAACTCTGGTCTCGTACAGCCCCTGGATAACTACTGTTGCTGCTGCAATCGATGACCGCAGATACAAGAACCATCTGACCCTCGGAAACGGAAAAATGCTTGCCGGAATAGGATTATCTC CTTCTACTAGACCTCACCGTTCTTACAAGATGGTCTCAGCAAACGATGTTCTCCTTGGTTCTTCTGGTGTGAGATACAATCCGTCAGATTGCCAGAAGCCAGAGGTCTTGAATAAGAAGTTGGTTGAAGGAAACATTCTGCTTTGTGGGTATTCTTTTAACTTTGTTGCTGGCTCAGCTTCCATCAAGAAAGTTGCTGAGACTGCTAGGCATCTTGGAGCTGCTGgttttgttcttgttgttgaaaATGTTTCTCCAGGAACAAAGTTTGATCCTGTCCCTTCTGGCATTCCGGGGATTCTCATCACGGATGTCTCTAAGTCAATG gaTTTGATTGATTACTACAATGTCACAACTTCAAGAGACTGGATGGGAAGGGTAAAGAGCTTTGAAGCTGAAGGAAGCATAGGAGACGGTCTGGAACCAATTCTCCACAAATCAGCACCTGAAGTGGCTCTGTTCTCAGCTCGAGGACCCAACACCAAAGATTTCAGCTTTCAGGATGCTGATCTCCTCAAACCAGACATTCTTGCTCCAGGCTCTCTGATCTGGTCTGCTTGGTCTCAGAATGGAACAGACGAGGCTAACTACGTCG GTGAAGGATTTGCACTGATCTCTGGCACAAGCATGGCTGCACCGCACATCGCCGGTATAGCTGCATTGGTGAAACAGAAGCATCCTCAGTGGAGTCCAGCCGCCATCAAATCAGCTCTGATGACGACTTCGACGGTCATGGACAGAGCAGGGAGGCCTCTCCAAGCGCAGCAGTACTCTGAGACAGAGACGATGACGCTCGTCAAAGCAACTCCGTTCGATTACGGTAGCGGCCACGTCAATCCAAGCGCCGCTCTGGACCCTGGCCTCGTCTTCGACGCAGGTTACGAGGACTACTTAGGTTTCTTGTGCACCACGCCAGGTATCAACGCTCACGAGATAAGGAACTTCACCAACACTCCCTGCAACTACAGAATGAGACACCCTTCGAACTTCAACTCGCCGTCTATAGCCGTCTCTCATCTGGTGAGGACGCAGACGGTGACGAGGAGAGTGACGAATGTTgcggaggaggaagagacgTACACGATCACATCGAGGATGGAGCCGTCTATTGCTATTGAAGTGAGTCCTCCTGCGATGACGCTTAGAGCGGGGGCTTCTAGAGAGTTCTCGGTGACTCTGACGGTGAGATCAGTGACCGGAGCTTATAGCTTCGGAGAGGTTACGTTGAAAGGAAGCCGTGGGCATAAAGTGAGTCTCCCAGTGGTTGCCTTGGGACAAAAGCGATGA
- the LOC130510765 gene encoding glycosyltransferase BC10-like — translation MKAAKRWSVGNLASLPGARHRAPARRRLWMIMALSLIIMTLSLITMLAIMAYMYPHHSKRACYMISSRGCQALADWLPPSLREYSDDEIAARVVIREIMSNAPVIRRDSKIAFMFLTPGTLPFERLWDRFFQGHEGKFSVYIHASKERPVHHSQYFANREIRSDEVVWGRISMVDAERRLLANALRDPANQQFVLLSESCVPLRSFEYIYNYLMYSNLSYVDCFDDPGQHGSGRHMDHMLPEIPKKYFRKGAQWFTMKRQHAIVIMADSLYYSRFRDYCGPGIENNKNCIADEHYLPTFFHMLDPGGISNWSVTQVDWSERQWHPKTYMPEDVTHELLNNLTSSDTVVHVTSVGMGEEILMPCMWNGIKRPCFLFGRKFHPDTLDKLLDLFSNYTRSVSWHL, via the exons ATGAAGGCAGCTAAGAGGTGGAGTGTAGGAAACCTAGCGTCATTGCCTGGAGCTCGCCACCGTGCTCCTGCAAGAAGAAGGCTATGGATGATCATGGCGCTTTCACTGATCATCATGACGCTTTCACTGATCACCATGTTGGCTATAATGGCTTACATGTACCCTCATCACAGCAAACGTGCTTGTTACATGATTTCATCAAGGGGATGCCAGGCTTTAGCTGACTGGCTTCCCCCTTCTCTTAGAGAGTATTCTGATGATGAGATTGCTGCACGAGTAGTGATTAGAGAAATAATGAGTAACGCTCCTGTTATAAGAAGGGACTCCAAGATTGCATTCATGTTCTTGACTCCTGGTACATTGCCTTTTGAGAGGCTTTGGGACAGATTTTTCCAG GGCCATGAAGGGAAGTTCTCTGTTTATATACATGCATCAAAGGAAAGGCCAGTTCACCACAGTCAATACTTTGCCAACCGCGAAATTCGCAGTGATGAG GTGGTGTGGGGAAGAATATCAATGGTTGATGCAGAGAGAAGGTTGTTAGCTAATGCTCTTAGAGACCCTGCAAACCAGCAATTTGTTTTACTCTCTGAGAG TTGTGTGCCACTTCGAAGTTTTGAGTACATTTACAATTACCTGATGTACAGTAATCTCAGCTATGTTGACTG CTTTGACGATCCAGGACAACATGGATCAGGCAGGCATATGGATCACATGTTGCCTGAAATTCCAAAGAAGTATTTTCGAAAGGGTGCACAG TGGTTCACCATGAAGAGACAACACGCCATAGTAATCATGGCAGACAGTCTTTACTACTCTAGATTCAGGGATTACTGTGGG cCAGGTATAGAGAACAACAAGAACTGCATAGCTGATGAACACTATCTGCCAACATTCTTTCAT ATGCTTGATCCGGGTGGCATTTCTAACTGGAGTGTAACACAAGTTGACTGGTCTGAGAGACAGTGGCATCCCAAAACATACATGCCTGAGGATGTCACACACGAGTTACTAAACAACCTCAcg TCTAGTGACACCGTCGTACATGTCACAAGTGTTGGAATG GGTGAAGAAATATTGATGCCTTGTATGTGGAACGGAATCAAAAGACCTTGCTTCTTGTTTGGAAGGAAGTTTCACCCGGACACGCTTGATAAACTCTTGGATCTCTTCTCCAACTACACAAGATCGGTCTCTTGGCATTTGTGA
- the LOC130511612 gene encoding defensin-like protein 182, giving the protein MQRTTSLVFLVNFLIMFTSVVNQSRAGTCVATLGPCENCDQKCLAQYGPSVHTQCGNSLCLCIYQCPPPPPKVCNGGAGLCSQNCPANCCDMNCAKKYNAGHGSCVTLGNFNLCQCTYSC; this is encoded by the exons ATGCAGAGGACGACTTCACTTGTATTCCTTGTTAACTTTCTTATCATGTTTACCTCAG TTGTAAATCAGAGTAGAGCAGGAACATGCGTTGCGACTCTAGGCCCTTGTGAGAACTGTGACCAGAAATGCCTGGCCCAATACGGACCATCAGTTCACACCCAATGTGGGAATTCGCTGTGCTTATGCATCTACCAGTGCCCACCTCCACCGCCTAAAGTGTGCAACGGTGGGGCTGGTCTCTGTTCTCAGAATTGTCCTGCTAATTGCTGTGATATGAATTGTGCAAAAAAGTATAATGCTGGACATGGATCTTGTGTCACGCTTGGTAATTTTAATTTGTGCCAATGTACGTACTCTTGCTAA
- the LOC108816535 gene encoding LOW QUALITY PROTEIN: external alternative NAD(P)H-ubiquinone oxidoreductase B1, mitochondrial (The sequence of the model RefSeq protein was modified relative to this genomic sequence to represent the inferred CDS: deleted 1 base in 1 codon) produces MTILSSLGRAYRSAPLASKLLLLGTLSGGSLVAYSDSNKKEEEQKQKKKKVVVLGTGWAGISFLKDLDISSYDVQVVSPQNYFAFTPLLPSVTCGTVEARSIVESVRNITKKKNGEIELWEADCAKIDPANNKVRCQPVFKDDPEASQEFSLDYDYLVIAVGAQVNTFGTPGVLENCHFLKEVEDAQRIRRGVIDCFEKAILPGLTEEQRRTKLHFVIVGGGPTGVEFAAELHDFIEEDITKIYPSVKELVKITLIQSGDHILNSFDERISSFAEQKFLRDGIDVLMGMRVMSVSDKDISVKIKSSGEVVSLPHGLILWSTGVGTRPVISDLMEQVGQGGRRALATNEWLQVKGCENVYAVGDCASIAQRKIMGDIENIFKAADVDNSGTLTEEELQEVVDDIVVRYPQVELYLKSKHMRSIRDLLTDSEGDPKKEVDIKAFESALSGVDSQMKSLPATAQVAAQQGSYLAKCFNKMEHCKEHPEGPKRFRTGGHHQFRPFQYKHFGQFAPLGGDQAAAELPGDWVSAGRSTQWLWYSVYASKQVSWRTRALVVSDWTRRYIFGRDSSRI; encoded by the exons ATGACAATACTTTCCTCTCTCGGAAGAGCCTATAGATCTGCTCCACTGGCCTCTAAGCTCCTCCTACTCGGCACTCTCAG CGGTGGGAGTTTAGTGGCCTACTCAGATTCCAACAAAAAGGAGGAAGAGcaaaagcagaagaagaagaaagtagtTGTACTTGGCACTGGATGGGCTGGTATAAGCTTCCTCAAAGATCTCGACATCTCTTCCTACGACGTTCAGGTTGTTTCTCCTCAGAACTACTTCGCCTTCACTCCACTCTTGCCTAGCGTCACTTGTGGCACCGTTGAAGCTAGAAGCATCGTCGAGTCTGTCCGCAACATTACCAAGAAG AAAAATGGAGAGATTGAATTATGGGAAGCAGATTGTGCCAAGATCGATCCTGCCAACAACAAGGTTCGCTGCCAACCAGTTTTCAAGGACGATCCCGAAGCAAGCCAAGAGTTCTCACTTGACTACGACTACTTGGTCATAGCGGTGGGAGCACAGGTCAACACGTTCGGCACTCCAGGAGTTCTTGAGAACTGTCATTTCCTCAAGGAAGTAGAGGATGCGCAGAGGATTCGCAGGGGAGTCATCGATTGCTTTGAAAAGGCTATTCTTCCTGGTCTCACCGAGGAGCAGAGAAGGACTAAGCTTCACTTTGTTATAGTGGGTGGTGGACCTACTGGTGTGGAGTTTGCAGCTGAGTTGCATGACTTTATTGAAGAGGATATCACCAAGATATACCCTTCGGTCAAGGAGCTTGTGAAAATAACACTCATTCAATCTGGAGATCATATCTTGAACTC gttTGATGAACGTATTAGTTCATTTGCTGAACAGAAGTTCTTGAGAGATGGTATAGATGTTCTGATGGGAATGCGTGTGATGTCTGTGTCTGATAAAGACATCTCTGTGAAGATCAAATCAAGCGGAGAAGTCGTAAGCCTACCTCACGGGTTGATATTGTGGTCCACTGGAGTTGGGACTCGTCCAGTGATCAGCGACCTCATGGAGCAAGTTGGACAAGGAGGGAGACGAGCATTGGCAACCAACGAGTGGTTACAGGTGAAAGGATGTGAGAATGTTTATGCAGTTGGAGACTGTGCTTCCATAGCTCAACGCAAAATCATGGGggatattgaaaatatattcaaaGCTGCAGATGTGGACAACTCAGGGACATTGACAGAAGAAGAGTTACAAGAGGTGGTTGATGATATCGTTGTGAGGTACCCACAGGTTGAGCTCTACCTGAAAAGCAAGCATATGAGGAGTATCAGAGATCTTCTGACTGATTCAGAAGGTGATCCAAAGAAAGAAGTAGACATCAAGGCGTTTGAATCGGCTCTCTCTGGAGTTGACTCGCAGATG AAGAGTCTTCCTGCAACTGCTCAG GTTGCGGCTCAGCAAGGTTCGTATCTTGCAAAATGTTTTAACAAGATGGAGCATTGTAAAGAGCATCCTGAAGGTCCTAAGCGCTTCAGAACTGGAGGGCATCACCAGTTTCGTCCCTTCCA GTACAAGCACTTTGGACAGTTTGCTCCGTTGGGAGGGGACCAAGCAGCTGCTGAACTACCAGGAGACTGGGTTTCAGCTGGGAGAAGCACCCAGTGGCTATGGTATTCTGTTTACGCCag CAAGCAAGTTAGCTGGAGAACGAGGGCTCTGGTGGTGTCTGACTGGACTAGGAGGTACATCTTTGGGAGGGATTCAAGCCGTATCTGA
- the LOC130511842 gene encoding uncharacterized protein LOC130511842, which produces MPMTSYALSSSLPPSSFCRYSRIPAINSASLPRISHLNVNYKLTLAPPQLLNAGASLRGFSVPGKFPSVRLRVSTRCNKEDVQKGETEDAAERFARRESTMPDRFRHLTKEAPDTPVRWPWFIALAFLVYAWRAVLFELTNWRNAAFAIVRFLGDISKFALALVFHFIGDPITSLIALVETAIYSVRAFYSGIVAYTPVRELTTVILLASSVLAVGEAVAPNAISKQPYVVTLAGVLGYAAVQGYISEPFFWTVLVGMYGYSRLVKKRDDVTSALPSAAVLAGVGEPWVRVVAITGYLVLAMYYNSTKKTSSEEEEGQSLRKGPPMPLLAAALAIGVRLAAKWAGYRHLTWMIV; this is translated from the exons ATGCCGATGACGTCCTACGCTctctcttcatctcttcctCCCTCTTCCTTCTGCCGCTATTCTCGCATCCCTGCTATCAATTCCGCCTCTCTGCCCCGTATTTCTCATCTCAATGTCAATTACAAGCTTACACTTGCTCCACCGCAGCTTCTGAACGCCGGCGCGAGCCTCCGCGGCTTCTCTGTTCCGGGCAAGTTTCCGAGTGTAAGACTTAGGGTTTCCACGAGATGCAACAAAGAAGATGTACAGAAGGGCGAAACAGAGGATGCGGCGGAGCGATTCGCGAGGCGAGAGAGCACTATGCCTGATAGATTTAGACACCTGACCAAAGAAGCACCCGACACTCCCGTAAGATGGCCCTGGTTTATCG CGTTAGCGTTTCTCGTGTACGCGTGGAGAGCAGTCTTGTTCGAGCTAACGAACTGGAGAAACGCTGCTTTCGCCATCGTTAGATTTCTCGGAGACATTTCGAAGTTCGCGTTGGCACTCGTCTTCCACTTTATAGGAGACCCCATCACTTCCCTCATCGCTCTCGTGGAGACTGCAATCTACAGCGTCCGGGCGTTCTACTCGGGGATCGTCGCTTACACGCCTGTGAGGGAGTTAACCACGGTGATCCTTCTCGCATCATCTGTTCTCGCGGTAGGAGAAGCAGTTGCGCCGAACGCGATCAGCAAGCAGCCTTACGTGGTGACTCTTGCTGGTGTTTTGGGGTATGCGGCTGTACAGGGGTACATCTCGGAGCCGTTCTTCTGGACTGTTTTGGTGGGTATGTATGGGTATTCGAGGTTGGTGAAGAAGAGAGATGATGTGACTTCGGCGTTACCTTCTGCGGCTGTTCTGGCGGGAGTAGGGGAGCCGTGGGTGAGAGTGGTGGCTATCACAGGGTATTTGGTTTTAGCTATGTATTACAATTCAACTAAGAAGACGTcttctgaagaagaagagggacaGAGCTTGAGGAAGGGGCCACCAATGCCGTTGTTGGCTGCGGCTTTGGCCATTGGCGTAAGGCTTGCTGCAAAATGGGCTGGTTACAGGCACTTGACTTGGATGATTGTTTAA